TATCCGATGAATCAACTTGTAATGGTGTATCTATTACAGCTTGAATTTCTTTTAAAATTTTAGGCATTATAGTAGCTTCATCTATATCTGGCAAACCTACATTAACATTTAATATTTCAGCTCCTGAATTTATTTGTTCCATAGCTAAATTGATTATATAGTCATATGATCCATCTTTAAGTGCTTTTTTTAAAAGTACTCTACCCGTTGGATTTAATCGCTCTCCTATTACAGTAGGTACTTTTATTTCTATACATTTAGATGGAGAGCATACAAAACTTTTAATTTCATTAACTTTTTTATTTATTTTTAATTGGCTTAAATTTTGAGATATTTTATTTATAAATTTAGGATTAGTCCCACAACACCCCCCTATTATAGAAGCCCCATATTCAATAAATTTTTTTACACCTTCAAAAAATTCTGATTCATCTATATCATATATAGCTTGACCATCTATTATACTTGGAAGCCCTGCATTCGCTTGAACTATCACCGGTATAGTAGCTAAACTGCCTATTTTTTTTACTATTGGTAAAAGTTGTTTCGGTCCTAGTGAACAATTAACACCTATTGCATCTACACCTAATCCTTCTATTGTAGCTATCATACTTTCTGGCAAACATCCTGTAAAGCTTCTTCCATTTTCATCAAATGTCATCGTACAAAATATAGGAAGACTTGTATTCTCTTTTGCTGCTAATACAGCTGCTTTTGCCTCATATAAATCCATCATCGTCTCTATTATTATAAGATCCGCTCCCGATTTTTCTCCCTGCATAGCTTGTCTTTTAAATATTTCATATGCGTCATCAAAACTTAATGTACCCATAGGTTCTAACATTTCTCCAATAGGTCCTATATCTAGCGCTACATATCTAGGCTTTAATCTATCTACTTTTTCTATTGCTAGCTTTGCTACTTTTACAGCATTATTTACGACTTCTTCTACAGTGTATCCAAGTTTTTCTAACTTTAACTCATTAGCTCCAAAAGTATTTGTTGTAACTACATTAGAACCAGCCTCCAAGTATGCTTTATGTATATCTATTAATTTTTCAGGATTTTTCAAACCAAATATTTCAGGATTTTCTCCTATCTGTAGCCCTTTTTGCTGCAGCATTGTTCCCATAGCACCATCAAATATTAATATATTATTCTTTATATACTCCCTTACATTCATTCTCTTCATCCCCTTTTCTATATTTACAATTTGTATAATTCGAACACATTATACATTTATGTTTTTTGTTTGTTTTATCTTCTGAAGTTATTCCGATTATAGCAATTACTGATTTTCTAGGTATCATAATATTGTTTGATGTGATTGTTAGACCTAAGTTTTTGTTAAAATTTAAGGTATCTATTATATCTTTATTACTTTCTATAGATAAATCTCCGTATCCAGGACTATACCTCATAGTTAAATATTTTCCTTCTTTATTAAGTTCTTCAGATAACTCTTTTTCTACAATATCACATAGCTCTTCTATTGATGTAGTAGCACATGCATCTAGAACTATACTTTTTGTTAAGTCTATATATGAATATTTTCTTATTTCTTTTTCTATATTTATTCCTAAAGTTGTTCCTAAAATAATACATGCTTCACATCCATGTAATAATGTATATAAGTCATTACTTTTAAAGTTTAATCTACAATCTTCAAAAAATATCGATTTATTATCATTATTTCTTAATATAGGATAAACCCTCAAATAATATCGAGGGTTTATCTTTTCCTTGGTCATTTTGATACACTCATCTATTAAATCATTTAGATTTCTATCTATATACTGACCTTTATATTCTAAATATCTTAAAACTTCTTCTTTATTTATATTAATTAAGCTATTTATATAGCTATTTATGATATTATTAACCATATATATTAAGAGCAAATCCTTTTTCTAAAGCTTCTCTTGCATACTCTTTTGCTCCAAATAATGATAAATCTTTATAATTGCCACATTCTACAGCTGTTGCAGCTGGCATTTCTGTAGATTTCAATACCATTTTTAATGCTTCTTCTAATCCTTTTTTTACTATTAAAGACTCTACATCTCCCCACAGTATTAAATAAAACCCTGTTCTACATCCCATTGGAGATAAATCTATTATATCATCTAAAGTATCTCTTAAATATGTTGCTAATAAGTGCTCTAAACCATGCATAGCTGCTGTTCCAAAAGTTTCTGAATTTGGTTGTAAAAATCTTAAATCAAATTTGCTTACCTTGTCCCCTTTTAATCCATCTAACACACAACATTTTCTAACATATGGTGCTTTAACTTTAGTATGATCTAATTTAAAACTTTCTACTTTTTGCATTCTATTCCCTCCATGATAATTATTTTTTCATATGATATAATTATACTTCAAAATTAATTCATAAGCATTCGTTAATATTGATTTACTTAATATATTTTAAACTATAAAATCAGAAAAACATGTCTATATTCTGCGTTTTATGAAACAATATATGTTTCACGAAAAACCGTATAAATTTTATTTGTTATAATATTTTAATTCTTTTATAATTTATATATCGATACTTAGGATATAAATAATATAATAAGCTTTTAATTAAACATTCTGGAGGAAAAAATTATGCCTATGCAAAAACTTCTTAGCAAAGCTCGTCAAGCTATACAAGATTTTGATATGATACAAGAAAATGATAAGATAGCTATAGGACTTTCTGGTGGTAAAGATAGTTTAACTTTACTTCATATTCTTAGCAATTATAGAAAGTTCTCACCTCAAAAATTCGAGTTAATAGCTATAACTTTAAATCCTGGTGGCGTTGATAATGCTCCACTTTATGAGTTATGTGAAGATTTAGATGTTCCATTTTATGAAATTCAAACTAATATAAAAGAGATCGTTTTTGATATTAGAAAAGAAAAAAATCCATGTTCTTTATGCGCTAATTTAAGACGTGGTGCTTTAAATGATAATGCTAAAAAATTAGGATGCAATAAAGTAGCATTAGGCCATCATAAAGATGATGCTATAGAAACATTTTTAATGTCTATGTTTTATGAAGGAAGAGTTAACTGCTTCTCACCTAAAACACATATGGATAAGCAGGATTTAACTATAATTAGACCTATGGTATATATTGAAGAATATATGACTAAAAAAGCTACAAAAGAATATAACTATCCTGTAATAGAAAATCCTTGTCCAGCTAATGGTCATACAAAAAGACAAGATGTAAAAGAACTTTTAGCTAAACTGAATAAAGATATGCCTGGAGTTAAGAAGAATCTTTTCGGAGCTTTAAATAATTCTGAAAAATTATTTATTTGGGATAAAAATAAAATTAAATAAGTGTCTAAATTTAGACACTTATTTTTATAATTTTAAGGATTTATAAAGTTTTGTTGTTATGATAAATTTATATTTTTACTTTATCCTAAGTTAGGAGCTAAAACATCGTTTGGAATAGTAAATTCTACTAATCCCATAGCCCCTGGAGCTACTTCATATTTATCAAAACATATAACTAACTCATTTTTATCATTTATATAAAAACCTTGATCTTTTCTTATCTTATTAAAGTTTTCATCTCCAATTTCCTTATCATTTAACCAGTAGACTTTATTAGAATCTTCTTTCATTTGTTGTTTCATTTGCTCTTTTATATTTTTACTTATTATATTTATATAATCTTTTCCTGCAAACATGTTTTCAAGAGTAAGAGCAGTTTCATTTTGCTTATTGATATTATAGAATTTTCTTGTTGTATTAGATGAACCTTGTGCATGAAACTCATATACTACTAGAGATAATATCTTATCATTATTTGTCATAGTTTCAGACCATGACTTAACCATTTCTCTTCCTGGTATATTATCTTTCTTTAATTGTTCTATTTCTTTTACATAATCTTGATATAATTGTTTTGCATTAGCTTCCATTTCTTTATTTATATTTTCTTGTAATTCTTTATTTTTTAATCCCTCTACCTTAGACACATCTATCGATACATCAAACCCATTTTCGTTTAAGTTATAATTTGATAATCTTACAACTTTAACTATGTTTCCTACTATAGGTATTTGCTCTAACGTATTTGCAAATGCTGGACTTAAATTAATTCCACCTACTAATACAGCTATTGATGCTGCACTTGTTAACCACTTTTTATTCAAAGACTTTTTCTTGTTTAATGATTCATTAACAACATTATTTAAATTCTCAGGAATTTCTATATTATTATAGTTACTTTTTAATTGCTCTAGTTTTTTATTTTTCATAATTGTCTCCTTCTAATCCATTATTTATCTGAATTTTTAATAGCTTTAAAGCTCTATAAAGTCTCGTCTTTACAGTATTTTCATTTTTGTCTAGTATTGTTGCTATATCTGATATTTTCATATCTTCAAAATACCTAAGAATTACTAAGGTTTTGTCTTCCTCGCACAAACTGTCTAAGGCCTTCTGAATATCTATTTCTATATCTATATTATGCTCAACGAAATTATCAGAAACTACGTCTCCTTTTTCTTGAGTGTATTTTTTATTTTTTCTTATGTAGTCTATAGCTGTATTTATTAAAATTTTATAAAACCATGGTTTTATTAACTCTACATCTTTAAGAGTCTTTATCTTTGATAGTCCTTTACATATAGATTCTTGTACTATATCTAAGGCATCTTCATTATTTTTAACATAAGTGTATGCTATTTTATAAAATATACTTTGATTTTCTATGATGTAATTTTTAAAAGTGTTTTCTTTTCTTTTTTTGTCTAAGCTTAGTAAATTCATCTTTTTCGAAGGCCTCCTTTTCATCACATATATATAGACGGACTATATTCCTTTAAAAGTTTCAAAAGTTTTTTATTTTTTATTTATAAGTTTATTTATATAAATAAACTTATAAATTTACTTAAGTTATAAAGTAATAATAATTTCTTTGTACGTAAAAAAAGTATGGATTATTTTCCATACTTTTATTCATAACTATTGTACCCATATCAACATATATGAGCATTTTTATTTACGCTATTTATTTTAACTAATTTTTATAATATCATCTACCTTACTCATTTTTTTATCTTGTAATTTTGGTTTCGTTGATAAATACCATTTATAAGTTTTTTTAAGTCCTTCTTTTAACAATACATTTGGTATATATAGCCCATGTTCTATTAATTTATCTATATCTAAATTATAATCTATATTTCTAAACGGGAAGTATTGTCTTTCCTCTAAATTAATCTTATTTATATCTACTAATTTTACTACTGGAGATTTTTTTACTACTTCTCCACATGTTTGTATTAAATCATTCCATGATATAAGTTGGGGGTTTGTTACATTGTAGGCTTCTCTTACTCTATCATTATGAGTTAAACTTTCTAAAACTTTTACTAAGTCATCAATATATATAAATTGAGTAATGACATTCTTTCCATGTGGAACTGGTATTTTCTTTTCTTGTAATATTCTTTCAAAAAAATAAATTTCTCTATAAAGATTATTATTAGGTCCATAAATATATGTAGGCCTAATAATTATATATGGTATATCACTGTTGATTATATAGTCTTCTGCTTCTTTTTTATCAAGGCCATATTTTCCCCAGTTTTTATTTTCTCCCTTTTCATTATCTTCTCTTGCCTGTTTACTACTATCTTTATATACAGCACCTGATGATAAAACAACATACTTTTTTAAGGATTTTAAGTCGATACACTCTATTAAATTTTTTATATCATCCTTCGAATATGCAGTCATATCATATATATATTCATAAGATTTTTTATTTAATATTTTTTTTAATTGAGATATTTCATCTCTATCACAAAGAAAATGTTTTCCTAAAGTTTTTAATTTAACACCTTTTTTTCCTTTTGTAAGTATATCTACTTTATATCCACATTTTATTAAATATTCGGCTAACGCAGAACCTATGAAGTCATTTCCACCCATAACTAAAATTGATTTCATATATAAATTTCCCCTTTCTAAAATAGCCTCCGATACAATATTAGCACATTTTCAAACTATATACATTACTTATTTAAACGTAAAAATCTACCATAAATTAATACAATTTTTTCATATTTTATATTTATATACATCATCTTGTATAAGCTTTGTTAAGATTTTTGTTCCCTCTATTATTACTGATATACCATTTCCTGGATGTGTAGACGAACCTATAAAATATAATCCCTTATTATCCTCATCTTTTAAATGAGGTCTAAAATAAGTTGTATAATTTAATTTATGGCTAATCCCAAATGCAGTCCCATTATAAGAGTTAAATTTATGCTTTAATTGCATTGGTGTTAAATATGATTCATATAATATATTTTCTTTTAAATCTTCTAAGCCATCTATTTTTTCAATTTCTTTTAATATTATATTTCTAAATTTATTTATGTTCTTCTTATCCCATTTTACTTTTTTATATTGTAAATTCGGAACCCTAACCATAATATTTAATATACTTTCAAATTTTCCTAATACAGAGTCATCTATCTTACTTGGATAATATAAATATAATGATGGATGTTGTGGCAATTCTCCTTTAAAAGGCATCTGTATATTTTCTTTAAATTCTTCACCTATATAGATATTATGTACTTGTAGATTATGATATTTTTTATTTAATCCTAAATACATTATAAATACAGAACATGAATAATCTTCTTTCTTTAACTTAAGGCATTTTTTTTGATTTTTTAAAAGTTGATCAATAGCATATGGATAATCTGCATTACAGACAACTATATCGCATTTAAAATCACCTTTTTCACTTATTACTCCTTTAACTTTATTATTAATTATCATTATTTTCTCAACAGTAGTATTAGTTTGTATACTACCGCCTAAATCATAAATTAATTTTTCAAGAGATTCTATATATTTATAAAATCCTCCTTTTATATACCACAAACCATAAACATGAGATATTGCAGGTATTAATGAGTATATATTTGAATTTTTATAAGGATTTACTCCTATATACATAGACTGAAATATCATATAATTTATTATTTGCTCATTTCTAATTACGCTATTTAAATATTTACTATTACTTTTAAATGGAGATATACTCATAAATTCTTTAATAATCTTTTTATTAGATACTTCTGTTGCATCAATCATAGGCTCATTTAAAAAATATTTTTTACTAACTAAATATTTTTCTAAAGATTTAGTTAAAAAATTTAAATATCTTATAGGTAATTTATATTCTATGCTTTCTAAAGTTTCTACCATTTTACCTAAATCACTATAAAAGTTATATTTTTCTCCACTAGCATAATTAACACCATATATAGGATCTATTTTTAGTAGTTCAAAATAATCTCTATAATCTTTACCAGCATATTCAAAAATTTCTGTATAAATTTGAGGTGCCATCAATATAGATGCAGTTAAATCAAATCTTGCTCCATTTTTAAATTTAGCATTTACTTTCCCGCCTATTCTAGGCTCTTTTTCCAGTACTGTAACTTCATATCCTTGTTTTAATAATCTAACAGCAGTACAAAGACCTCCAATTCCGCCGCCTACTACAATTACTTTTCTCATAGTATAACACTCCCTTAGAACTAACGTTATTAATGTTAGTATTCCTAGTAAATCTATTATTATTTGAACTATTTTTTCAAAATAATAGACCTACAAATGTCACTTAATGAGATTCTTTGAGGCCTTTATAAATCCATATATATTTTTTATATAGATACTGTTTTATCTATATTTATATTTATCTTATTTTGCAGCATATATAAAAGTACTGGTATATACATGTAAGTTAAACATCCTTTTACATTAAATAGTATTAATATTAATATACTTGATGAAACAATTGATGCTATAACAGATGTTTTATTACTTTTATTAAATACTTTCATCATAATTCCAAACATTAAACCAAATATGCATACCATTAGAGAGAATACTATAAAAATACTAATTCCCTGTATCTGCTGTGGTATCTTTGGTATTGACGAGTATCCAACAACAAAAATATATGTTAATACTCCAAAGATAATATAGGTCTTACCCATAGATTTTTTTTTAAATAAAAGTAATACTGTAAACGCAAAATAAAAACAACTTAAGAAACTGACTAATCCCATATGACTCACCTATCCTTACTATAAATCTTTATCATTGAATTTATTTTTATAAAAACAAAACCACAAAGCTATTTGCAAGCCTTATGGTTTTGTAGTATAAATATTTTACAAGGTATATTTATTTTAAAATTATAACAGCATAGATCCTGCAGCTAATATAACTATAGTTGCTACGAATATTAAAGCTAATAATTTAGTTACAAACTTAACCCATGTAGCATAGTCTATTTTTGCAATTGCAAGACCACCCATAACAACTCCTGATGTTGGAGTTACTAAATTTACTATACCACTACCTGCACAGAATGCAGAAACTATTATTTCTGGTGCAATATTTAACTTTTGAGCTAATGGTGCAAATATTGGCATAGAAACTGATGCTAATCCTGAAGTAGATGGTATTAAGAATGATAATGCTATGTATATTATATAAGCCATGTTAGCAAATAACATACCAGATACTCCACTTAATACTCCAGATGCTTTATCTAGTATGTATAAGTCAAGACCAGAGTTTGCCATCATGAAAGATACCCCTCTTGATATACCAACAACTAAAGCAACACCAACCATATCAGCACATCCATTTATAAATGAACCAACTATATCTTCTTCTGACATTCTGTAAACTATTCCTATTAAAACAGACATTAAGAAGAACCATATTGTTAATTCAGGGAACCACCATCCTCCTAATGGAGAACCATTAAACCATGCTGTAGTGTTTTCAAATATAGTTATTCCAAAGTTACTCCATGGTATAACACTCATTATCATAACTGCAAAAGATAGTGCAAATAATACTAAAACAAATTTTCTCTTTCCATCTAGCTCTAATATCTCTTCTGAATCATTGCTAAATGCATCATGAGCTGCATCTAATTCACCCTTAGATAATATTGTAGCATTTTTATCTGCATAAACTTTTTTAGCATACTTCATAACATATATTATTGAAATTATTAAAGGTATTAACCATAATGCAGCTCCTATTGCTATAGTAGTACCTTGATTTATTGTTACCCCTGCAGCTCCAGCAGCTGATACTGCAGCTCCTATTGCAAATGGGTTTACTGTCGATCCTAAACATCCGATACCACAACCAAGTAATAATGTAGCAGCCCCTACTAATGGATCAAACCCTGCTGCCATCATAGTTGCAGTTATTAATGCGTAAAATGCTAAAGACTCTTCAGCCATACCATAAGATGTTCCACCTAAAGAGAATAAAAACATTAATACTGGTATAAGCATTAATTCTTTTCCTTTTAGTTTCTTAACAAGTGCTCCAACACCTGCATCTAAAGCTCCTGTTTTTGTTACAACTCCTAGGAATCCACCTATTATAAGTACGAATAAAGCAACGTCTATTGCACCTTTAACTTGCCCTTCGTTCCATACACTCATGTATGAACCGTCTGCATCATTAATTGTTTTAAGTGCACCTTCTACTCCATTTTCCTCCATAGACTTTTGAATTTCTGCATCTAAAGCTAAATCTTTTACCCCAACCATACCTGTTACTGGAGCCATAACTAGATCTGAAAGTTGAGCTTTCTTAACACCAGGTACAACTTGAGTTATTAGTGCGATAGCTATCATTATTGCTAACAATACTGTATACGCAGATGGGAATTTAAACTTTTTCTTTTTGTCGTTTGACATTACCTGTCTCCCCCTTTGGTTATAATTTGTCTATTATTTTTAAAGAGTCTCACTCTATTAAAAATCCCCGTTACTATGCAAAACTTATTAAATTTTTCTATAATTTCTATTTTAATTTATAATACCATCTTATCCAAATAAAGGAAATATTATCCTATCAGATAACATTTCCTTTCATATTTATTATTTTATTATGCGTTGCATATTTCATCTTCTTTACATATTATAGTTCCTGTAGTTCCGTGTAAAGCTTCTTTAGCTTTTTCTAATGAAGTTATTAACGCTTTTCCTTTAGATGAAGATTCTACGAAATCTACACAAGCTTCTACTTTAGGTAACATAGAACCTGGAGCAAAATGTCCTTCTTCTATATATTTAGCTGCTTGATCTAAGTTTATAGATGCTAAAGCTTCTTGGTTTGGTTTGTTGAAGTTTATGCAAACTCTATCTACTGCAGTTAATATTACTAACATTTCAGCATCAAGGTCTTTAGCTAATTTAGCACTTGATTTGTCTTTGTCTATAACAGCAGCTACACCGTGTAATGATCCATCTTCTTTTTCTATTACTGGTATACCACCACCACCAACAGTGATTACTATACTTCCATTATCAACTAATTGCTTAACTGTTTCTAATTCAACTATTTTTTGAGGTTGTGGAGAAGCAACAACTCTTCTATATCCTCTTCCAGCATCTTCTACAAATGTAAATCCTTTTTCAGCAGCTATTTTATCAGCTTCTTCTTTAGTATAGAACATCCCTACTGGCTTCGTTAAGTTTTTGAAAGCATCATCATTTTCATCAACTACAACTTGAGTTACTATAGATGCAACATTTTTATTTAATTTTCTAGCATTTAATTCATTTTTTATAGATTGTTGTAAGTGATATCCTATATATCCTTGACTCATTGATCCACATTCAGCAAATGGCATACTTGGAGTGTTTGCTCCGTTATTAGCTGCAAAATCCATTGCTAAGTTTATCATACCAACTTGAGGTCCATTTCCATGTCCAACTATTACGTTGTAACCTTCTTCTGATAAATCTACTATTGTTTTTGCTGTATGTTTAACTAATTCTAATTGTTCTTCCGGATTGTTCCCTAGTGCATTTCCCCCTAGTGCTATAACTAATCTCTTCATGATTTCTCTCCCTTAATTAAAGTTTATTTTTATTGATTTAAATCAAACAAGTATAACCCCCATCTATATTTTCCGATAACAAAATGGGGGTTACTTACTTTCTTATACAACTTTTCCTATATTAAACCACCATCTCAATGTTTAACTAATCAATTTAATGAGCGTCTACACACTTGATAGTGGTAGTTTCCTTAACTTAATTTCTACTAAATATTATTGTCCTATAGTAGAAGCCATTATAGCTTTTATAGTATGCATTCTGTTTTCTGCTTCATCGAATACAACTGATTGCTTAGATTCAAATACTTCATCAGTAACTTCCATTTCAGTTATACCGAATTTTTCACCCATTTCTGCTCCTACCTTAGTTTTTAGGTCATGGAATGCAGGTAAGCAGTGCATGAATATAGCTTCTGGATTAGCGTTATCCATAACAGCTTTATTAACTTGGAATGGCATTAATTGCTTGATTCTAGCTTCCCAAACTTCAGCAGGTTCTCCCATAGATACCCAAACGTCAGTGTATATAACGTCAGCATTCTTAGTTCCAGCCATAACATCTTCAGTTAATGTTATAGTACATCCGTTTTCAGCAGCTATTTCTTTGCAAGTAGCAACTAATTCATCAGCTGGGAATAATTCTTTTGGAGCACAAGCTGTGAAGTTTAATCCCATCTTAGCACAAGCAACCATTAAAGAGTTACCCATGTTGTTTCTAGCATCTCCCATGTAAACAAAGTTTACACCTTTTAATCTTCCTAATTTTTCTTCTATAGTTAATAAGTCAGCTATCATTTGAGTTGGATGGAATTCATCTGTTAATCCGTTCCATACTGGTACTCCAGCATTTGCAGCTAATTCTTCAACTATTTCTTGAGAGAATCCTCTGTATTCTATACCATCATACATTCTTCCTAAAACTCTAGCAGTATCTGCTATAGATTCTTTTTTACCCATTTGAGAACCAGTTGGTCCTAGGTATGTAACACCCATTCCTAAGTCCATAGCTCCAACTTCGAATGAGCATCTAGTTCTAGTTGAATCTTTTTCGAATAATATAACAACGTTTTTACCTTCTAAAGTTCTGTTTACTACACCAGCTCTTTTTAGGTCTTTTAAGTTTTTAGATAAATCTAATAAATATCTTATTTCTGCGCTTGAAAAATCTAATAATTTTAAAAATGAACGTCCTCTTAAATTAACTGCCATTGTAAAAACCCTCCTAATAAGTTATAATGAAAATATATTTTAAAATTTTAAAAGTTTACTATTTTTGGCTTCTTTAAAGGCTCTAGTTTCGAACCTTTAAAGAAGTTTTTTTTATCTATATATATATGTTTTATAAGGCGTTATTAAACATTAACTATTTATTAATTAAATTTAATCTGTTTCTTATACTTCTCTAACTAGAGGCATTGACATACATCTTGGGCCCCCACGTCCTCTTGATAATTCACTTGATGGTATTACATGTATTTTTATACCATTTTCTTCTAATAATCTATTAGTGATGTAGTTTCTAGAGTAAACAACAACTTCACCTGGTTTTATACATAATGTATTTGAACCGTCATTCCATTGTTCTCTATCTGCTATAACTTTATCTCCTCCACCACATTGGATTAATGTAACTTTTTCAACTCCAAGGTGTTTAGCTAATACAGTTTCTAATTCAGCATTAACTTCTACTATGTTTAATTCTCCTTCTACATCACCTTTAGTTATTTCGAATACTTGTAAAGGTCCTTGTATTCCTGGATGTATAGTGAATTTATCAACATCTATTTGAGTGAACACTGTATCTAAGTGCATCATTGCTCTATTGTTTGGTATGTTGAATGCTAATATAGTTTCTATTTCTTTGTTGTTGCTCTTGTAGAATATTTGCTTAGCTATATGTTCTATAGCAGGAGCTTCTGT
Above is a genomic segment from Romboutsia lituseburensis containing:
- a CDS encoding YfcC family protein → MSNDKKKKFKFPSAYTVLLAIMIAIALITQVVPGVKKAQLSDLVMAPVTGMVGVKDLALDAEIQKSMEENGVEGALKTINDADGSYMSVWNEGQVKGAIDVALFVLIIGGFLGVVTKTGALDAGVGALVKKLKGKELMLIPVLMFLFSLGGTSYGMAEESLAFYALITATMMAAGFDPLVGAATLLLGCGIGCLGSTVNPFAIGAAVSAAGAAGVTINQGTTIAIGAALWLIPLIISIIYVMKYAKKVYADKNATILSKGELDAAHDAFSNDSEEILELDGKRKFVLVLFALSFAVMIMSVIPWSNFGITIFENTTAWFNGSPLGGWWFPELTIWFFLMSVLIGIVYRMSEEDIVGSFINGCADMVGVALVVGISRGVSFMMANSGLDLYILDKASGVLSGVSGMLFANMAYIIYIALSFLIPSTSGLASVSMPIFAPLAQKLNIAPEIIVSAFCAGSGIVNLVTPTSGVVMGGLAIAKIDYATWVKFVTKLLALIFVATIVILAAGSMLL
- a CDS encoding anti-sigma-V factor rsiV translates to MKNKKLEQLKSNYNNIEIPENLNNVVNESLNKKKSLNKKWLTSAASIAVLVGGINLSPAFANTLEQIPIVGNIVKVVRLSNYNLNENGFDVSIDVSKVEGLKNKELQENINKEMEANAKQLYQDYVKEIEQLKKDNIPGREMVKSWSETMTNNDKILSLVVYEFHAQGSSNTTRKFYNINKQNETALTLENMFAGKDYINIISKNIKEQMKQQMKEDSNKVYWLNDKEIGDENFNKIRKDQGFYINDKNELVICFDKYEVAPGAMGLVEFTIPNDVLAPNLG
- a CDS encoding phytoene desaturase family protein yields the protein MRKVIVVGGGIGGLCTAVRLLKQGYEVTVLEKEPRIGGKVNAKFKNGARFDLTASILMAPQIYTEIFEYAGKDYRDYFELLKIDPIYGVNYASGEKYNFYSDLGKMVETLESIEYKLPIRYLNFLTKSLEKYLVSKKYFLNEPMIDATEVSNKKIIKEFMSISPFKSNSKYLNSVIRNEQIINYMIFQSMYIGVNPYKNSNIYSLIPAISHVYGLWYIKGGFYKYIESLEKLIYDLGGSIQTNTTVEKIMIINNKVKGVISEKGDFKCDIVVCNADYPYAIDQLLKNQKKCLKLKKEDYSCSVFIMYLGLNKKYHNLQVHNIYIGEEFKENIQMPFKGELPQHPSLYLYYPSKIDDSVLGKFESILNIMVRVPNLQYKKVKWDKKNINKFRNIILKEIEKIDGLEDLKENILYESYLTPMQLKHKFNSYNGTAFGISHKLNYTTYFRPHLKDEDNKGLYFIGSSTHPGNGISVIIEGTKILTKLIQDDVYKYKI
- a CDS encoding S-ribosylhomocysteine lyase; translation: MQKVESFKLDHTKVKAPYVRKCCVLDGLKGDKVSKFDLRFLQPNSETFGTAAMHGLEHLLATYLRDTLDDIIDLSPMGCRTGFYLILWGDVESLIVKKGLEEALKMVLKSTEMPAATAVECGNYKDLSLFGAKEYAREALEKGFALNIYG
- a CDS encoding NAD-dependent epimerase/dehydratase family protein, which produces MKSILVMGGNDFIGSALAEYLIKCGYKVDILTKGKKGVKLKTLGKHFLCDRDEISQLKKILNKKSYEYIYDMTAYSKDDIKNLIECIDLKSLKKYVVLSSGAVYKDSSKQAREDNEKGENKNWGKYGLDKKEAEDYIINSDIPYIIIRPTYIYGPNNNLYREIYFFERILQEKKIPVPHGKNVITQFIYIDDLVKVLESLTHNDRVREAYNVTNPQLISWNDLIQTCGEVVKKSPVVKLVDINKINLEERQYFPFRNIDYNLDIDKLIEHGLYIPNVLLKEGLKKTYKWYLSTKPKLQDKKMSKVDDIIKIS
- a CDS encoding RNA polymerase sigma factor — encoded protein: MNLLSLDKKRKENTFKNYIIENQSIFYKIAYTYVKNNEDALDIVQESICKGLSKIKTLKDVELIKPWFYKILINTAIDYIRKNKKYTQEKGDVVSDNFVEHNIDIEIDIQKALDSLCEEDKTLVILRYFEDMKISDIATILDKNENTVKTRLYRALKLLKIQINNGLEGDNYEK
- a CDS encoding vitamin B12 dependent-methionine synthase activation domain-containing protein; this encodes MVNNIINSYINSLININKEEVLRYLEYKGQYIDRNLNDLIDECIKMTKEKINPRYYLRVYPILRNNDNKSIFFEDCRLNFKSNDLYTLLHGCEACIILGTTLGINIEKEIRKYSYIDLTKSIVLDACATTSIEELCDIVEKELSEELNKEGKYLTMRYSPGYGDLSIESNKDIIDTLNFNKNLGLTITSNNIMIPRKSVIAIIGITSEDKTNKKHKCIMCSNYTNCKYRKGDEENECKGVYKE
- a CDS encoding tRNA 2-thiocytidine biosynthesis TtcA family protein encodes the protein MPMQKLLSKARQAIQDFDMIQENDKIAIGLSGGKDSLTLLHILSNYRKFSPQKFELIAITLNPGGVDNAPLYELCEDLDVPFYEIQTNIKEIVFDIRKEKNPCSLCANLRRGALNDNAKKLGCNKVALGHHKDDAIETFLMSMFYEGRVNCFSPKTHMDKQDLTIIRPMVYIEEYMTKKATKEYNYPVIENPCPANGHTKRQDVKELLAKLNKDMPGVKKNLFGALNNSEKLFIWDKNKIK